The Lathyrus oleraceus cultivar Zhongwan6 chromosome 5, CAAS_Psat_ZW6_1.0, whole genome shotgun sequence genome includes the window acaactgataagaaacctgaagaacaatggtccaaggaggaggatgatctagcccttggaaattataaagcattgaatgcaatattcaatggagtagacaataatattttcaggttggtaaacaactgtgaagtggctaaagatgcttgggacattctcaagaccactcatgaaggcacctctagagtaaagatgtctagactacagctgctcacctccaagcTGCAAGAATTAGATGGACAACTTCTACCTAGAACCTGAAACGTTGTCCATCTTAAATATTATTACACATaaattatttgttatttttaGGGGGAAGATTTCCTGCCTAGGTATGAATCTTTGAATGTTTAGGAACAAAGGGGAAAAATGGTATTATGTGTACTAGACTTCCATGCGAGGATCATTGTCGCCTTAAAAGGTTATTTGAATATGTTGGACTTTCATTGGAAGATCTTTTCCGCCTATTAAGGCAATACACAAATGTTGGACTTCCACAAGAAGATCATTTCCACCTATTAAGGAAATACGTGAATGTTATACTTCCACGGGAATATCCATCCCGCCTCCAAAGGAAGTACGTATATGTTTGACTTACAAAGGAAGATCATTGTCTCCTCTTAAGCCAATACACGAATGATGGACTTCCACAGGAAGATCCTTGTAACCTCTAAAGGAAATACATTAATGATGGACTTCCATAGAAATATCCTTTCCGCCTCTAAAGGAAATATATGAATGTTCTACTTCTATAGGAAGATCCTTGTCACCCTTAAGGGCAATATAATCGCACAATCGAGCAAGGCATTCCCATTCAAAGTCTCACCCAAGGGACGCGACTGACATCTAGCCCAAGAGACTTAACTTAAAGTCTTATCTGAGGTATTGATAGAAGTCTCGTCCGAGAGGTCTAACGCCTCATTTGAGGGACTTGTAGTTTTGACAGTCAGACTCAGTATGTAATATCGCCTGAGAGACTAAGAGTCCCATCAAACAAGCTAATCCAAACTCCCCGCCTGAAGTACTTAAAATTTTCTCGGGCGGGGTCCAACATAAAATCTTGCCCAAGGGATGCGATTGAAGTCTAGCCCAAGAGACTTAACTTAAAATCTTGTTTAAAGGCTTGATATAAGTCTTGTCCGAGGGACACAACTAAATTATAGCCCAAGAGACTTAACTTAAATTCTTTTCTAAGGGCTTGATAGAAGTCCCGCCTGAGAGGTCTAACACATTGTCTGAGGTACTTGTAATCTTGTCAGTCAGGCTCAATATGTAATCTCACCTGAAGAGTCCCATTGAACAGGCTTATCCAAACTCCCGACCGGAAGGACTTGTAATTTCCTCGGGCGGGATCCAACATAAAGTCTCGCCTAAGGTACGCGACTGAAGTATATCCCATGAGGCTTAACTTAAAGTCTTGTCTGAGACTTTGATAGAAGTCCCGCCTGAGAGGTCTAAAGCCTCGCCTGAGGGACTTGTAATCTCTTCAGTCAGGCTTAACATGTAATTTCTCCTGAGGGACTAAGAGTCCCATCGAACAGGCTTATCTAAACTCCCCGCCTGAAAGTTTCCTCGGGCGGGATCCAACATAAAGTCTCGCCCAAGGGACGCGACTGAAGTCTAGCCCAAGTGATTTAACTTAAAGACTTGTCTGAGGGTCTGGTAGAAGTCTCTCCTGAGAGGTCTAACGCCTCTCCTGAGGGACTTGCATTCTTGCCAATCAAGCTCAATATGTAATCTCGCCTAAGGCACTAAGAGTCTCATGAATCAGGCTTATCCAAACTCCTTTCCTAAAGGACTTGACATTTCCTCGGGAAGGATCCAACATAAAGTCTCTCCCAAGGGATGTGGTTGAAGTCTAATCCTAAAGACTTAACTTAAATCGTGTATGAGTGCTTGATATAAGTCTCGCCTGTAAGGTCTATCATCTCGCTTGGGGAACTTATAGTCTCGTTAATCAGGCTCAGCATGTAATCTCGCTTGAGGGACTAAGACTCCCATCGGATAAGCTTATCCAAACTCCTCGCCTGAAGGATTTGAAGTTTCCTAGAGCGGGATCCAGTATAAAAGTCTCTCCCAAGAGACGCGAATGAAGTATAACCCAAGAGACTTAACTTAAAGTCTTGTTTGCTGACTTTTTAGAAGTCTTGCTCAAGAGGTCTAACACCTCGCTTGAAGGACTTGTAGTCTCGTTACTCAGGCTCAACATATAATCTTACATGTGAGACTAAGAGTCCATTCGGAAAGCTTATCCAAAATCTCCTCCTAAAGGACTTGAAGTTTCTTTGGGCGAGATCCAACATAAAGTCTTGCCCAAGGGATGCGGCTGAAGTCTAGGAAAAGAGACTTAATTGAAAGTCTTGTCTGAGGGCTTGATAGAAGTCCCGCCCAAGAGGAATAATTCCTCACTTAAGGGAATTGTAGTCTCATCAATCTTGATCAGTGTATAACTTCGACTCAGGAGATTCAGGGACTCGTGGTGTCCCAAGGCTCTGTAGCTTAAAGCACTTCGCCCTTTGTTGAAGCTCTCGGACTTGAAGGACtgtgtagtgttatatttgtgaAGGACCTAATAAAGGCGGAAGAGTTGTGATCTTCAGTAGGGGTGACACATATACGTCGCCCACCATCATGAACATTCTCTCCCTAAGAGCCTCATACTCTCCCTATTGAGGTAAATGAGGGAAAATATGTCTCTTGGGTGAAGGAAAGTTATAGTCAATTGGATGACCCGCATCTTCTTAGAAAATAGGGACTCAATGGTTCCCCATTTACTGAGTGGACGGTTATTAGTTCCTAGAAAACCCTAGGCCCAAAGGCTTATATAAATACCTCTTCTCTAACAGGAGAGAAGACAAATCATCATACTATCAACATAACATTGAAACACACAGAGTCTCTCACCTCATTTGAGATAACTCTCTCTCACCACTGTAAAAATCACCAAATAGGGTCTCTCACCACTGTGATTATGCCCTAATCACCCTTAACTCCTATGACCTCTGAGTATCCTCTACTTGCGTAGATATACCACACACTCTTGTACTTTTTTAACGATAACATACATTTTATGTATTTTTACcaaatttttaataaaataatacctattttcttttattttttacCGCATTTTTCAAAATATCCTGTGAAAAAGAaaactttttctttttcaattttacatgttttattgtttttttttattattagCATTTTAAAAGTAACTTTTATGAATAAAAAAACGGTAAAAGTGTGTTCGGATAAGATAAttagaaaattttaaaaaaaaattaaaattaaaattttaagCAATTTTCTTTGTTAAATTTTTGGAGtcatttttataaaattaaaaaaatttaggacaaatttaaattttaaaaaatagaGACTAAATTACAATTCTTGAAAATTAGAGGTCCAGTTTGTAAAATTTGAACATTAATAATGACCAATATgcaaatttttcaaaaaatttagGTGTCCATTTTAAAATTTCGGAAAATATGACTATCAACTTGTAAAATTTGAAATAACAATATTAATCAATTTGACATTCAAATGTTATAGAGTACGAGAAGAATTTCAAAttctttaattttaaataaaattacattagaggtgttttagtttattttttttataatagGTTGATTCTTTAAGTTTTTTTTTACACTTAGTCTTTTAAGATGATTTCTACATCATTTTTCTCacattttaaatatttaaaaatgtGTGATTATTGTAGTTTTGATTGCACTTCATCATTTTGATACCACTCAATAATTGCATTCACAATTAACACATTGATTCTGTTAAAAAAAAGATAATGATGCATATATTTGATAATTTAAAAGACCATAttattctttaaaaaaattaaatgacCAATACATTATAAAAAAACAACTTAAAGAATTTCTTGTATAATTTTTCCTTAATTTTAATAATCATTAAATTTAACTTGAATAAAATATTTCACATATTTCCATCATTTTAACTATTATTCATATTTTTTATCCAAATCATTTTAAATTTCTTCAAAATATTAGATTTAATGTCTCATTCAAACAATCTCTAAACAAATTCGAAGAATTAGCAAAAGTAAACTATAAAAGAAGTAGCGTTAGTATTATGATATGAAGTAGGAGTGGCACGTTTAAGATGTGGGGTGCTTGTTTAAGATGTGGGGTGCTTGGTAGATTTCGCAATAATGAGTAATCTGATCACTATGGGCAAACCGACCAATATTGGTTGAATTTCATAATCAGAAGTGGGCCTTAGAAGTTTGAAAATGAAAGCAGCAAATAAGCTGTAAATCAAAATTCAGCAAATATAGGCATGCACCATTCATGTGCTTGTACAGATTGTAATCCTACAATCCACACTTTGTTTTCCTTAGTGTTTTCCTTATAAACCAGAGTTTGAAAATGATGTTTTAACAACCTGTACCCACATTTGAACAAAAGAAATTGTTGTTAGAAGAGTTGTGTTATTTAAACATAACATTAAGTTTACTATATGTCATATCTCTATACATTTCACTTTTTTTAATCTTATGCGACTTAGTATGCAGATTACAAAAATAAACAGATTAATCTCTCAATTGCATGAGTTTATTTATTTCTGTTCTTAAGAACTTAGCAGCAAAAGACACACATACTAAATACTAAAGAATGAAAAATTACAGTTTCAAACCCGCACCCGAGATCGAACCAGCTTGTGAATTGGCCGGTTCCCGGATCAAATTTTACTAGCAAGAGTTTATAATAAGCTGGAAGTTAAATATGAATTACAATTGCAAACTAATGCAAACATTTATTGTTTTGAACTTCTGGAAATATAATACAGTTTAGTTTATAACAAGCTGAAAGCCAGAATAAAACAGATGCAGACATATCCAAACATCCATTTAAATACCTTAAAGAGAGCAGGTAACTATACCCATAACCTATCTCAGCAGGCACCAAATATGCAACTTCTCTGATACATATGATACATCTAACTAAATCAGCATACCGCTTATATTTTATACAGGGTTGTATAATTGTATTGCACACACAAAATACGGAACTGCAGTCAAAATAAGAGAAGAAACAAAACTGTGCAACAAAGGAGGAAGAAACAGATTCTACCAAGTGACTTATCAGCTCGCCTCAAATGTCTTCTGATCCTAGGATTACTGATCCCCGAAAGATTGTATGAATTCGGATATGTATAAACGTCTGTCACTTGGTTTCCAAAGATCCTTGCGTATATCATCTCACCAAAGACACCATAACTTGTATCCAATGGATTGATCAGTGAACCACCTGTGTTGAGCATTGGTGAAGTGTTCCGATGAGTATGATTATGATAATGAGGATGATAAACTTGAGAAGTGTGTTGTGAAACAGTTCCAGCATCAAGTGATCTTGGCAAGTTAGTCATCCAAGAAGGACTGGGCGGTCTCGGTGGTATGACACTCCTTAGTTGCTGAGCATTGCCTTTGGAAGGCGATGGGGTTTGGCCGCGGCCGTAAAGCGGAACAAGTGATGATTTTGAAATTTCTGTTTTGCATACTGGACATTGCGGCTTTTCCTTCTGGTTCTCTTGAGCTTGGCCATGGAAATTAAGCCATTTGTAAATGCAGGGCCAGCAGTAGAGATGGCCACAAAGAGTGACCACTGGATCTTGCACACACTCCAGACATATGTTGCAGTCAAAGCCACTTGAACCTGAAATTGCGTCAGCACCGGAACATTTCCACATTTCCTGAGATGATTTACCTTCCAAGGAATCAATTTGGTTCACACCCTCAGCAAAATACTGATTTAAGGCCATGTTCTTTTGTCTTACAAAGCTATTAGACTAGTACCTGAATCTGAAAAGAAAAAGTATAAATGCAAAAACTAAAAGTCACTACTAACAGACAATTCATCCTCCATTGTTGAAGTTTCTTTAATAAACAAAATCAATCTTAAAATCAACAAAGAAGAAGTTTCTTGAAACTACAAAATTCTATCCAGATCAAGAAACTCATGTTATCGTATAAATCTTAAACACCATCACAAGACAATTTAAGTGATTCAGAGAAACTAGAACTCTGGAACCTTCTATCACTTCACTTGAAGTGATTAAGACAGCACAACAAATTTTGGTAGGTAAGATGTATGTGAACAGAATCAGCCCACCTAACAAATTTTCTAGTTGTTTAAACATGAAGAGTATGTGCTTCATTTTCTAAACATGAAGAGTATGTGCTTCATTTTcttcaaaataaacaaatattttCACCTCTAAAATATAAGGTCCACCCAACATAAAAAATCTAAAAAAACACAGTTTGGATTTCTTTAAAAAACATTAAAACTAAAGACTTAAGCTAATCTGACATTTGAATAGAACACCATTAATTCCACATTCACATGTCCTGTTCCTACCTATCAAACAGTTATTAAActaaaaataatcacaaaacTATATATTTAAGTAGGAAGCTAACAAAAGTAGATATATCATAAACCCAATTCCATAATATTATAACAACACCTAATAATAGTTAAATTAACCTAAACTAGAAATGAGAAAATCATGAGGGACACAAAAGGGGTTCTTATTCTTATAATAATTGAGACAAAAAAAAAGTCACAATCACACCAACTATCAGATAAGATAAGCTCAAATGAACAGTATCAGCCATTTTGTCAAATATACTCATCATTCTGAAaaggtaaaaaaaaaaaaaaaaacagtttCAAAATAATTATACTATTGACTATATAACATAAATAAAAAAAACTCTTAGATCACAGGGGAGAGAAGACAATATTGAGCATGGTGGCCTATGCTGAAAATCAGCTGAAACAATTAAGCACCGAATTCAAAGGAACAAAAAGAATAGCAGAAATtttcaaaattaataaaatgaaATTTTACGTAGAGTAAAAATCAGTAAAAGTGTAACTAAGAAAAAAGTGAAATTGACATAGGAAAGTGAATAGTGAACAGTTTTAGGTTAAAATTAGGACATAAAGCTCGAAAAACGAGGCATGATTGAAAGAATCTGGAATGAAATAAGAGGATCGAAGGCTTTGTAGCATAAAGTAGAGTGTATAAATCGAATTAACAGAGAAATGATAATGGTagcaagagagagagagaggggtATTTTGGTACTTACAGTGATGGCGATGAGAAGGAAGAAGAATGAAAATCGAAATCGAAATCGAAATGAATGAAaggaggaagaagaagatgaagaagatatTTTGGAGTGTTGTTTCCAACGAGTTTCTACTGATACGGATTTTATCAATTTTGATGGATTTTGTAACTGTGGGCAAAACAATCTTTATGcttttatatatattttatattattattattttgtttgaTTTGTTTTTATGGTGACAGTTGTTTTGTTGaatatttttctttaaaatgattcaaataaaatAGACTATTTGATTATATGATAAAATATACTATAAAATTGTGATTATAATGTAAACTTGGAAATATGTTTCTATAAAATTGTTATCATGGTCAAAAAGTTTATTTGTTTTAGTAAAATAAAAGGAATTTATCTATTCATGGAAGTGTAGATGAATATGTCGATTGTACATATATTCTTTTTCAATACAATTGTAATAAAATATATGTCATTGATGATTTTCCATgtatatttttcttttttataaaatatatttaatttttaaagactattaaaattttaaaattattatcaattaattataattatatttatattttCCTATTAATTACTCTCTCCGTTTTTTTAAGTGTCATTTCTTTttactttatatatatatatatatatatatatatatatatatatatatatatatatatatatatatatatatatatatatatatatataaataaattaatcattgttatcttttaaataataatttttttatctataatattcttaattatttatcatatttattttatttgattcTTTCTTTATAATAATTATTTATGAATAATTTTGACAAAAGTATTATTTTTAACAGacaattaaaaaataatatttataaagGAGGGAGGAAGTTTATTTAATATGAATATTTATGTGTAGAGAGATAAGCATACCCAATTCTATATTatttagttttaaaaaataaaaaactaacAATTATATCTAGAACTTTCCATGATTCATTTTTCcctttgttattttttttttctttcagatAAAAGGTTAATACAACTAGATGATAAACAAAACAATGGGTACCAACCAATACATATAAAGGGAGTGGTCCTGAAGCTGATCAGCAACCTGATTTGGTTGCCAATCTTTTTGGTTAAAGTAATGCTTTTAAattttttgttttgaaaatgataaATTTATTTAAATAGAATATAAGatatttattaataaatatttttaaataagAGATTAATTAATATTCATTGTCAGTGCAAAAAGATTTACACTGTCGATCCATCACCATCACCCATTTatattactttatagattttttAAATAAATGTCAAATTTATTTAAATATACAACGTATaggattaactgacggtgtaaaattcttttacgctgtcagtgtatttcaattaaatcatttaaatAATATTCTCTGATCTTAAAAAAACATATATTTTTTAGATTCATTAGGTATAATGCATCAAGAGTAAATATAGATCATATacattattttttaaaataaatctaaTAATTTTTTTCTTATAAGTTATAATAAAAGTTGTAGAGGATGGAAAAATATTCCAAAAGAGTTTATTGACATAAATTTATCACACTTGAGCTAGGAGTTTCGAAGAAGGAACGTCACCATGTTAGGTCAAATTGAAAATCTATCTTCATGTCAAGTTTCATGTTCAAATCAAAGTTAAACCTCAAGATCTTGCTTTGCAGCCTATGATGCTTCTAAATCTCATTACAATGAGTGTTTTACACAAACCATTGATTCATTACACGAGGGCTTTGACCATTATCCAAACAACATACCATTCATGGATCATTTTGCCATAAAGTTTCATTGTCATTTCCATAAAGATCATTTTTCTCAACCATTTTTGTTTGGAGCTTTGTAAATAGATCTTGTTTTGATCTTACTCTATCTAAACACTAAAATCAAAATCACTTTTGTacttttcatcatttttttagATTTGATCCAAAGTCCATCAAACAATATCAATAACCACTGTACCAAATCTGAATTCATTCACTATAAAAGAAGGTATCATTGCAATGATCTAACACACACAGAAATATTCATCATCAAGCAAGAAAGAACATTAAATCGTTCTTGCACTTTTTCCACATTTTCACTCAAGGAAGCTAGAGGGATCATTATTTCTCATCTGGAAGTGCTTTTAAAGGTGCAACGGACACATTCCGTTAGGTAAAAAAGGCTCATTTTGAACTCCCTCGTAAAAGCATAATTGTCACTCATTCTTGTTACCATTATGTTTGTTATGAACATGAACTCCCTCATAAAAATCTCATTTATTTTGttatttagtttttaattttatattaaaaaatccaaaaaaaaactttattatttattcctttttattttttcatttaagTATGTTTTTATTCAAATTTTCCCATGATTAATTTGCTCCCATTTTGATTCATATGTGTTGAACACCTTGATTATACTTGGACTTAGACTTGATGATAACTTGTTTATTTGATTTGTGCTTAAAGTACATGGATGTTTATGGTTGATGACTTGCTTTTAAACCCTAATGACTTAAACCCTTGTATGAGGTGAACTTTTGTCATAATTGTTTAAGTCATTAGGGTTTAAATCCTTGCACTAAACCCTTATATTTCAATCCAAGGAAATGATACTAAACCCTTGCATAATTGTTTAAGTCATTAGGGTTTAAAAATGATACTTTTGTCATAAACCCTTGCATCAAGATATATCATGTTTTAGTGCATATTGTTAATCTATGATATTTCTTGCATGATACTTGTGCTTATGTTTCAATCCAAGGAAAAGGGATTATAGTTGACTTATTGTCATGTGCATATTCATTGTGTGTGTTTGTAGCTTCCTTTACCCACCTTGTGCCCTTTAGCCCCTTATAAACCCTAGTCTAATCTTAGAATTTTTAAAACTTGAACTTCTTTCATAAAAAAACCTTGACTTTAAGttattgaattttcaaactttctttctTCACAAATGCTTCAAAAAACTTTAATCATATCAAACTCTTTCTATAAGACTAACAAACACAAATCTCATTTAAAAATTTTGTCACTTGGCTTTTTCACTTTAAACTTTTTTCCAAAAGAGACTAGACATGAATCATCTTTATATTTGAGATATAAATCTCCTACCCCATAGTAATGGTTGAAATTGATGTTAATTTTTTTCCATATGAAAGAGTTAGTGCCATACTTGTAAATTATATATCCAAGTTAGAGCCATTCCTTCATAATGATGCAAAAATCCATTTTCTAATATTTGTGGTGGTTTAAATGAGTATTCTCCTCAAGATGACAACTTGTCTCTTCTTCTAAAATCAACTAAATAAACCCTTTTGTTATTTGTATCCCGAACCACGGGATTTTGATCATTcattggtacgtaggcacaagactttatgtcttttcaaatcaaaaaataaataaaaaatatttctcttctcatctccccaatctttagcaaacaacaataaccaaacacaaatatctcaagaGATTCCTATAGGATACTATAGATGATTAGGGTGTTAGTACCTTCCTTTTTCATAACAAATCTCCGGACCTTCAATATCTTTATTGCACTGTTTTGCATTGCATATTTATGGGTTATTTGATCTTTTtcccttcccttggataaattaaagtcCGGTGGTGACATTTTGTTTTGCGAGTCAAGTTAACCTAATAGCTTGGTCTCTAATTCTCACCACGACATAAATGGCGACATCACTGGGGACATCCCCAAGAGGGTTAAACCTATCGTGTATATTTGTGTTATTATATTGTTTGTTATATTGTTTGGGTTTCTTTTGGTGATTCATATATGGTGAGATATGTCCTAAATCAGACTTGAGTACATAAATAAGACAGTAGGGTGGTACAGCCGAGAAAGCTTGGATGGAGTAATCCTAAACAAGCTGACTTGAGAATCCCCCACTCAGTGGAAGCCCCTTTGAGGGTAGTCTTTGTTAAACGAGTAATCGTGAAAGCATTGTTACTTTCGACCTGGGAGCCCGAGAAACTGAGGAATTTAGTATCCCTTTACCCCACCTGAccttttaggacgtagtgcgatGGCTATGAAGGTGTAAACTTGAAATAGTTAATACGCGATGCTACACTTATACGAGGTTCTCTTGAGAATGTTATTGATTCCCGAGTAATCAGTGTGCTagtaatatccaaaagatggatCAGTGACTTTGGGAACCTTCTTAGAACCTTGTTTTACAGGTACAAAAAACCTTAATACATACCTTTTGGGATGGTTGAACCCATGACTCCATGCTTGTGACGTCGAACCTTTGAACCCCGTATGTTTGTATTCTTGTTTGTGCATCCATACATTGATGTATTCACTAAGCATTTTTGACCAAGTTTTCAAAGAACTTAGAAACACTTGCTGCAAACATCACAGGAACTTTTTTTACGATGGAttttggaagaagaagaagaagaactTAAAAGTACACTTTCAAGAGTCCTAATCTAGAAGATCTAAGAGAACTAGAGGATTTGGTTGCTGGTCCAATAGGTTTCAAGGATAGATATGGGAGACTTCTGTCACTATTGAAGACAAACATAATAGATGGAATTCTTGCTACACTAGTCCAGTTATATGATCCATTATGCCCACACTAAAGGAGTATTCCTATTTGCTTGGATTACCTATTTCTGATCAAATCCCATTTTctggattggaggagattcctaaGGAGAAAGTTATTTCTGAAGCTACTCATTTGAAGATGTATGAGATTAAAGctcatatgaccaccaaaggAGGTATTCTTGAGTTGCCAACTAAGTTTCTGATGGATAAAGCTCGTTATTTTTCTAGTATGAAGAGTATGGATGCTTTCGTGGCTATTCTTGCCTTGCCCATTTATGAATTATTCCTCTTTCCTAATGTTGACAACTTCGTTGACATTAATCCTATTACGATATTCTTGATTAGAAATCTGGTTCCCACTCTACTTGCAGATACATACCGTTCCATTCATCTTATAAACTCTTATAGTGGGGGGATGATTATATGTTGTGTGCATTTGCTTTACAAGTGGCTTATTTCTCACTTGCCTTAGTCTATTACTTTTTGAGATATTAAGGATGGTCTTTTGTGGTCACAAAAGATTATGTCTCTCACACATTCTGATATTGAGTGGTATAGTCATGCTTACGATGAAGTAAAGATCATTGACAGTTGTGGATAGTTTCCTGATGTGCCTCTTCTCGGTATAAAAGGAGGTATTAGCTACAACCCAATTTTGGCTTGTCGTTACCTTGGATATCCTATGAAAGATAAACCAAGCAATATCCTCTTGGAAGGCCTCTTCTTTAAAGAATGTGAAGATAACAAAGAACTTAAGGAGAAGATTGTGCATGTTTTTCGTCATGTCCATAGAAAGGGGAGATAAGTTCTAGGGAAGCCAAATTATGTTTCTTTGAAGCCTTATCTTTAA containing:
- the LOC127086878 gene encoding E3 ubiquitin-protein ligase RMA1H1 yields the protein MALNQYFAEGVNQIDSLEGKSSQEMWKCSGADAISGSSGFDCNICLECVQDPVVTLCGHLYCWPCIYKWLNFHGQAQENQKEKPQCPVCKTEISKSSLVPLYGRGQTPSPSKGNAQQLRSVIPPRPPSPSWMTNLPRSLDAGTVSQHTSQVYHPHYHNHTHRNTSPMLNTGGSLINPLDTSYGVFGEMIYARIFGNQVTDVYTYPNSYNLSGISNPRIRRHLRRADKSLGRICFFLLCCTVLFLLLF